A stretch of Lysinibacillus agricola DNA encodes these proteins:
- a CDS encoding metal ABC transporter ATP-binding protein, whose protein sequence is MNALTVENLSVAYDKKTVLENACVSVPTGHLSAIIGPNGAGKSTFLKAILNQLPNKVGKVEILGKVFEPKSLVVGYVPQRNAVDWDFPTNALDIVLMGRYGHTGLFKRPSRKDKILAQQALASVGMQDFAERSIGQLSGGQQQRVFLARALAQNADIYFLDEPFAGVDAATEKTIIDILKDLKAQGKSIFVVHHDLQTVKEYFDYTILLNKTILASGATEDVFTPEQLQKTYGGKLFMMQNA, encoded by the coding sequence ATGAACGCATTAACAGTTGAAAATTTATCAGTCGCATACGATAAGAAAACGGTATTAGAAAACGCCTGTGTATCGGTCCCTACGGGTCATCTTTCAGCCATTATTGGCCCAAACGGAGCGGGGAAATCTACCTTTTTAAAGGCCATCTTAAATCAGCTACCGAATAAAGTGGGGAAAGTTGAAATTCTTGGGAAAGTCTTTGAACCGAAAAGCTTAGTAGTTGGGTATGTTCCTCAGCGCAATGCTGTAGATTGGGATTTTCCAACAAATGCTCTTGATATAGTTCTGATGGGGCGTTACGGACATACTGGATTATTTAAAAGGCCGTCTAGAAAGGATAAAATTTTAGCACAGCAGGCTCTTGCTAGCGTAGGCATGCAAGACTTTGCTGAGCGCTCTATCGGTCAACTTTCAGGCGGACAACAGCAACGAGTTTTCTTAGCAAGAGCATTAGCCCAAAATGCTGATATTTATTTCTTAGATGAACCTTTTGCAGGGGTGGATGCTGCTACCGAAAAAACGATAATCGATATTTTAAAAGACTTGAAAGCTCAAGGGAAAAGTATTTTTGTCGTGCATCATGACTTACAAACAGTAAAGGAATATTTTGATTATACAATTCTTTTAAATAAAACAATTTTAGCATCAGGCGCAACAGAAGATGTTTTTACACCAGAGCAATTACAAAAAACGTACGGTGGTAAACTATTCATGATGCAAAACGCTTAA
- a CDS encoding tetratricopeptide repeat protein yields MDNELIKRYYLRLMYGEINEYEDVIDYLTEYLYNNPNDPIVLNNRGLAYVEIGKNEEAFSDLKNSITLKANETIPYRIIADLLKSQDKFELAIKYYTTALELNKDKIPLYKLRANCYEQIGESELANQDNKEAEKLQK; encoded by the coding sequence TTGGATAATGAACTGATTAAACGCTATTATTTAAGGCTTATGTACGGTGAGATTAATGAGTATGAAGATGTTATAGACTACTTAACTGAATACTTGTATAATAATCCCAATGACCCTATTGTACTAAATAATAGGGGACTTGCATATGTGGAAATAGGTAAAAATGAAGAAGCATTTTCTGACTTAAAGAACTCTATTACGCTTAAAGCTAACGAAACTATTCCTTATAGAATCATCGCTGACTTATTGAAATCCCAAGATAAATTTGAATTAGCAATTAAATATTATACTACTGCGTTAGAACTTAATAAAGATAAAATTCCACTATATAAACTCAGAGCAAATTGTTATGAGCAAATTGGTGAAAGCGAATTAGCAAATCAGGATAATAAAGAAGCCGAAAAACTCCAGAAATGA
- a CDS encoding 3'-5' exonuclease, with protein sequence MLRNINKTTTQGPHEVIKIIRYQLGYDGKLENIAKSLKFNKDYLMGIIYTLEEIAAPLKSMEDFAGRLKQLEEIMNASKFKKNENAVTLSTFHSSKGLEFKNVYLVDLMQGVIPSKDDVEDKHRSQLTDSLMISSNLISSIRLDNNCAGPTSKVRT encoded by the coding sequence TTGTTAAGGAACATAAACAAGACCACTACACAAGGGCCGCATGAGGTAATCAAGATTATTCGGTACCAGCTGGGCTATGATGGGAAATTGGAAAATATCGCGAAAAGTTTAAAGTTTAATAAAGATTACCTGATGGGGATTATTTATACTTTGGAGGAAATCGCCGCTCCGCTCAAAAGCATGGAGGATTTCGCCGGCCGGTTAAAACAGTTGGAGGAAATCATGAATGCCTCCAAATTCAAGAAAAACGAAAATGCAGTTACACTTTCTACCTTTCATAGCTCAAAAGGATTAGAGTTTAAAAACGTATACTTGGTTGATTTGATGCAGGGTGTAATCCCTTCCAAAGATGATGTAGAAGATAAGCATCGGTCCCAATTAACCGACTCATTGATGATTTCTTCAAATCTGATTTCGTCCATAAGGTTGGATAACAACTGTGCCGGCCCTACATCCAAGGTAAGAACCTGA
- a CDS encoding DUF6241 domain-containing protein — protein MKKLSYTILAILLTIIVGITTVIVFGNEKSNEKGKTVEVTPNSSQLDGLYLDFDLTTEKVNKNRLSNETKFEQYLHAMSHQKVKAEDKWDFMPLTKNNVETMLTILDHTNYKHEKKYRDILNEWRNDDFSNAVDAHNFVWKNQGGTVGKAYGLLTEEEEHHYIIEFFGQTYFNEHSDEIMQRIYGK, from the coding sequence ATGAAAAAACTTTCTTACACTATTTTAGCCATATTGTTAACTATAATAGTCGGAATTACAACGGTAATTGTGTTCGGTAATGAAAAATCAAATGAAAAGGGTAAAACAGTTGAAGTAACTCCTAATAGTTCTCAACTAGACGGATTGTATCTTGATTTTGATTTAACTACAGAAAAAGTTAACAAAAATCGGCTTTCGAATGAAACAAAATTTGAACAATATCTTCATGCAATGTCACATCAAAAAGTCAAAGCTGAAGATAAATGGGACTTCATGCCTTTAACAAAAAATAATGTTGAAACAATGTTAACAATTTTAGACCATACAAATTACAAGCATGAAAAGAAATATAGAGACATTCTTAATGAATGGAGAAACGATGACTTTTCAAATGCAGTAGATGCACACAATTTTGTTTGGAAAAATCAAGGGGGAACTGTCGGGAAAGCATACGGATTGTTAACGGAAGAGGAAGAACATCATTATATAATAGAATTCTTCGGTCAAACTTATTTTAACGAGCATTCTGACGAAATAATGCAACGTATCTATGGTAAGTAA
- a CDS encoding YjcZ family sporulation protein, which produces MENCGEFREERRNNGSAFALIIVLFILLIIVGAAFMNNSY; this is translated from the coding sequence ATGGAAAACTGTGGAGAATTTCGCGAAGAGCGTCGCAACAATGGTTCAGCATTCGCTCTAATCATTGTACTATTCATTCTTCTAATTATTGTCGGCGCTGCTTTCATGAATAACTCGTATTAA
- a CDS encoding metal ABC transporter solute-binding protein, Zn/Mn family, with protein MKRFLGVLVLSLSLLLFGCSAETEGEKEGVVVATTGQIADAIKEISGDHLKVTALMGPGVDPHLYKATQSDLSKLDKAEVIFYNGLHLEGQMLDIFEQMSKSKTVLAVGEKLDKKDLLASDDDAMLHDPHIWFDIELWKGVVQAIGDKLQEEYPQFKDDFATNEEAYLKKLDELKTSAKDRVNEIQEKQRILVTAHDAFNYFGRSQGFEVRGLQGLSTDSEYGVKDVQEMVDFLVANKIKAIFIESSVSDKAMKAVIEGAKEKGHDIVIGGELFSDAMGAEGTTEGTYIGMYQHNIDTIVDALK; from the coding sequence ATGAAAAGATTTTTAGGTGTACTTGTTTTATCACTATCACTCTTGCTTTTCGGTTGTTCTGCTGAAACAGAAGGTGAAAAGGAAGGAGTAGTTGTCGCAACAACTGGGCAAATTGCGGATGCCATTAAAGAAATTAGTGGCGACCATTTAAAGGTAACTGCCTTGATGGGGCCGGGAGTAGATCCCCATTTATACAAAGCGACTCAAAGTGATTTATCGAAATTGGATAAGGCAGAGGTTATTTTTTATAACGGGTTACATTTAGAGGGGCAAATGCTTGATATTTTTGAGCAGATGTCAAAAAGCAAAACAGTGCTTGCTGTTGGAGAAAAACTAGATAAAAAGGATCTACTTGCTAGTGATGATGATGCTATGCTACATGATCCACACATTTGGTTTGATATTGAGCTTTGGAAAGGGGTTGTTCAGGCAATTGGAGACAAGCTTCAAGAAGAATACCCTCAATTTAAAGACGACTTTGCAACAAATGAAGAAGCTTACTTGAAAAAATTAGATGAATTAAAAACATCTGCGAAGGACCGAGTAAATGAAATCCAAGAAAAGCAGCGTATTTTAGTAACAGCCCATGATGCGTTCAATTATTTTGGTAGAAGCCAAGGATTTGAAGTGCGTGGCTTACAGGGGCTAAGTACAGATTCAGAATATGGTGTGAAAGATGTGCAGGAAATGGTGGATTTTTTAGTGGCAAACAAAATTAAAGCCATTTTTATAGAATCAAGTGTCTCCGATAAAGCAATGAAAGCTGTTATTGAAGGTGCGAAAGAAAAAGGTCACGACATAGTGATTGGTGGGGAATTATTCTCGGATGCTATGGGTGCTGAGGGAACAACGGAAGGTACATATATCGGTATGTATCAACATAACATCGACACAATCGTCGATGCATTGAAGTAG
- a CDS encoding MFS transporter — protein sequence MNYRLLILVLGTFIIGTDDFVIAGLLPSIADDMNVSIATAGQLVTAFAIAYAVGAPVLGTLTLNIPVKTLLVVSMIVFTIANCLSAIVTSLELLFLTRILASLAAAVFTPLAMAASTSLVPDTMRGKALSFVIAGITVGLILGAPIGTSIGNAITWRYSFVFVAVISLITVIGVMIFLPKIEREASLSIKERLKSFNKIIILTLSVSIISTTGGFMTYTYIAPIITEITSVENISIFLFLLGIGALFGNLVGGYLTDRIGAPKTLKLSLFGFSILLAVFSLLMLLTPSTLSIILVGLASLLWGIPGFGMNPALNSFLISLNPSQASMILSFSASALYMGIGLGAIVGGGVISISSINYVGIGSAILVIVALIIFVLVNRATDKKASISNQNYSGQF from the coding sequence TTGAACTATCGTCTACTTATATTAGTACTCGGAACTTTTATTATAGGAACAGATGATTTTGTTATTGCAGGTTTGTTACCTAGTATTGCGGATGATATGAATGTATCAATTGCAACAGCCGGACAATTGGTCACTGCATTTGCAATCGCGTATGCAGTCGGTGCACCAGTTTTGGGAACTCTAACTTTAAATATACCTGTAAAAACTTTATTAGTCGTATCGATGATTGTATTTACGATCGCAAATTGTCTTTCTGCAATTGTGACTTCTTTAGAGTTATTATTTTTAACAAGAATATTGGCTTCCTTAGCCGCCGCAGTGTTTACGCCCTTAGCTATGGCTGCATCTACAAGTTTAGTTCCCGACACAATGAGAGGAAAAGCTTTGTCATTTGTAATTGCTGGTATAACAGTAGGATTAATTCTAGGGGCTCCCATTGGTACATCAATTGGAAATGCTATAACTTGGCGATATTCTTTTGTATTTGTAGCAGTAATTTCTTTAATAACAGTTATAGGAGTTATGATTTTCTTACCTAAAATAGAACGGGAAGCATCATTGAGTATTAAAGAAAGATTAAAGAGCTTCAACAAGATTATTATTCTAACATTAAGCGTTAGCATTATTAGTACAACAGGTGGTTTCATGACTTACACATATATAGCACCAATAATTACAGAAATTACAAGCGTGGAAAATATAAGTATTTTCTTATTTTTATTAGGAATAGGTGCTTTGTTCGGTAATTTGGTCGGGGGATACTTAACTGATCGAATTGGTGCTCCAAAAACACTTAAATTATCACTTTTTGGATTTTCAATTTTATTAGCGGTGTTCTCATTGTTAATGTTACTAACTCCATCCACATTATCAATAATTCTTGTAGGACTAGCTAGTTTATTATGGGGGATTCCTGGTTTCGGAATGAATCCAGCTCTTAATTCATTCCTAATTTCTTTAAATCCTTCACAAGCGTCAATGATTTTATCCTTCAGCGCTTCAGCCCTATACATGGGGATAGGTCTAGGTGCAATAGTAGGTGGAGGAGTAATTAGTATTAGTTCAATTAATTATGTTGGTATTGGTAGTGCCATTTTAGTAATTGTAGCATTAATAATATTTGTTTTGGTTAATAGAGCAACAGACAAAAAAGCTAGTATTAGTAATCAAAATTATTCAGGACAGTTTTGA
- a CDS encoding GNAT family N-acetyltransferase, with protein sequence MKKIREAIKEDMIEIYKMGYDVWGDNLPYEEYITMCQDSNKYKKGKWYVLEATDTKQLLSSLIVYELNLSENQIVKGIGSIATPLNLRKNGYASLLVKETINKLEQEEKCNNFFLYSDIGIEFYKGLGFIVLPNDSQKYKDSVCMYYSKENDIGSISLDIPDYF encoded by the coding sequence TTGAAAAAAATTAGGGAAGCAATAAAAGAGGATATGATAGAAATTTATAAGATGGGCTATGATGTTTGGGGAGATAATCTGCCATATGAAGAATATATAACTATGTGCCAGGATTCTAATAAGTATAAAAAGGGAAAGTGGTACGTTCTTGAAGCAACAGATACAAAGCAACTATTAAGTTCCCTCATCGTATATGAATTAAATCTTTCTGAAAACCAAATTGTAAAAGGGATTGGTTCAATCGCTACTCCCTTAAATTTAAGAAAAAACGGATATGCTTCTTTATTGGTCAAAGAAACGATAAATAAATTAGAACAGGAAGAAAAATGTAACAACTTTTTCCTTTATAGTGATATTGGGATAGAATTTTACAAAGGATTAGGTTTTATTGTACTACCTAATGATAGTCAAAAATATAAAGACAGTGTTTGTATGTATTACTCAAAAGAAAATGATATTGGCTCCATATCACTTGATATCCCCGATTACTTTTAA
- a CDS encoding metal ABC transporter permease codes for MLTGNLLWVLVGTMLLGIAAGITGTFSFLQKQSLVGDAAAHAALPGIALAFLVTGQKELPILMLGAGITSALSVYCIQWIVSFSKMKADAAIGLVLTVFFGIGVVFLTVVNRSPLGNQSGLNNFIFGKAATMTKADLMWLFISATIIILVSLLLYKEWKLLIFDPVYAKGIGLPIEALKATLTILIVMTIVTGIQAVGVILMSALLIIPAASAKLWTNKLSSMLVLSAAIGGISGITGTFISSIRTGLSTGPIIVLVAAAIFFISYFISPAGQINKYRRKMQFRKQGELG; via the coding sequence ATGTTAACTGGTAACTTACTATGGGTATTAGTCGGTACGATGTTACTTGGTATCGCGGCTGGCATAACAGGTACCTTCTCCTTCTTACAAAAGCAAAGTTTAGTAGGCGACGCGGCGGCACATGCTGCATTGCCAGGGATCGCTCTTGCTTTTCTAGTAACAGGGCAAAAAGAATTACCTATATTAATGCTTGGGGCAGGCATCACATCAGCTTTGTCCGTTTATTGCATACAATGGATTGTCTCTTTTTCAAAGATGAAGGCAGATGCAGCAATTGGATTGGTTTTAACTGTATTTTTCGGGATTGGCGTTGTATTTTTAACAGTTGTCAATCGCAGTCCATTAGGAAATCAAAGCGGTCTTAACAATTTTATTTTTGGGAAAGCAGCGACGATGACAAAGGCTGATTTAATGTGGTTGTTTATAAGCGCAACAATTATTATTTTGGTTAGTCTGCTTCTTTATAAAGAATGGAAGCTCTTAATCTTTGACCCTGTTTATGCCAAAGGAATTGGCTTACCGATTGAAGCGTTAAAGGCCACGCTAACCATATTAATAGTGATGACTATTGTTACAGGCATTCAGGCAGTAGGTGTTATTTTAATGTCAGCATTACTAATTATCCCCGCTGCAAGTGCTAAATTATGGACAAACAAATTGAGCTCAATGCTTGTGCTTAGTGCAGCAATTGGTGGTATTTCCGGTATCACAGGAACCTTTATTAGTTCAATACGAACAGGATTATCGACAGGTCCAATTATCGTATTAGTAGCAGCTGCAATATTCTTTATTTCCTATTTTATTAGTCCGGCGGGGCAAATTAATAAATATCGTAGGAAAATGCAGTTTCGAAAGCAAGGTGAGTTGGGATGA
- a CDS encoding MFS transporter — protein MFDKSQDSIESYIESPEKLKKLYRRVLLIVSLSQIFGGAGLAAGITVGALLAQQMLGTDAYAGVPSALFTLGSAGAALIVGKLSQRYGRRTGLSTGFIVGGLGAIGVVIAAMMNSVILLFASLLIYGAGTATNLQARYAGTDLANNKQRATAISTTMVMTTFGAVAGPNLVDIMGEFAVSIGVPALAGPFILSATAFILAGLVLFVMLRPDPLEIAKMIEAHKQENEHGNKTESLNKKALNKRGLTVGATVMVLTQIVMVAIMTMTPVHMKHHGHGLSEVGIVIGFHVGSMYLPSLVTGILVDKIGRTVMSIASGVTLLFAGLLAAFAPSDSMVLLIIALSLLGLGWNFGLISGTTQIVDSTEPSTRAKTQGKIDVLVALAGASGGALSGMVVANASYATLSLAGGLLSLILIPVVIWSRKA, from the coding sequence GTGTTCGATAAATCACAAGATTCAATTGAGAGTTATATAGAATCACCTGAAAAGCTAAAAAAACTATATAGGCGAGTCTTGCTCATTGTAAGTCTATCACAAATTTTTGGTGGAGCGGGTCTTGCAGCAGGTATTACGGTAGGGGCTCTCTTAGCTCAGCAAATGCTGGGAACGGATGCTTATGCAGGAGTACCGTCCGCTTTATTTACTTTAGGGTCAGCAGGAGCAGCTTTAATTGTAGGGAAACTATCACAACGTTATGGGCGTCGCACTGGTTTATCAACAGGTTTTATTGTCGGTGGACTCGGTGCAATTGGTGTAGTAATTGCTGCTATGATGAATAGTGTCATTTTACTATTTGCTTCTCTACTAATCTATGGCGCAGGGACTGCAACAAATTTACAGGCTCGATATGCAGGTACAGATTTAGCAAATAATAAACAACGAGCAACAGCTATCAGCACTACAATGGTTATGACAACATTCGGTGCCGTTGCAGGGCCAAATTTAGTAGATATTATGGGGGAATTTGCTGTTTCTATTGGTGTACCGGCTCTTGCGGGTCCATTTATCTTATCAGCAACAGCCTTTATCTTAGCGGGTCTTGTCCTTTTTGTTATGTTACGTCCCGATCCATTAGAAATTGCAAAAATGATAGAAGCACACAAACAAGAAAATGAGCATGGAAATAAGACAGAATCCTTAAATAAAAAAGCACTAAATAAAAGAGGTCTTACAGTCGGTGCAACGGTTATGGTACTTACTCAAATTGTAATGGTTGCAATTATGACAATGACACCTGTACATATGAAACATCATGGTCACGGTTTATCGGAGGTTGGAATTGTTATTGGTTTTCATGTAGGTTCAATGTATCTTCCGTCGCTTGTAACAGGTATTCTTGTTGATAAAATCGGACGAACAGTCATGAGTATTGCTTCCGGAGTGACGTTGTTATTTGCTGGTTTATTAGCGGCATTCGCACCGAGTGATTCTATGGTTCTATTAATCATTGCTCTTTCTTTACTTGGATTAGGGTGGAACTTTGGCTTAATTAGTGGTACTACACAAATAGTTGATTCAACTGAACCTTCCACTAGAGCAAAAACGCAAGGGAAAATAGATGTTTTAGTTGCACTAGCAGGAGCTTCTGGTGGTGCGCTCTCAGGCATGGTAGTAGCTAATGCAAGCTATGCAACATTATCTTTAGCTGGAGGTCTATTATCCTTAATTCTTATACCAGTTGTCATTTGGTCTAGAAAAGCTTGA
- a CDS encoding MerR family transcriptional regulator produces MMIGELSKRTGVSERSLRYYEKKRLISPSRLKNGYREFRESDIEKVQAVQLFLELGLNTDEIYPIISCNNFQIVKNNGCADSAIELYSKKLISVREQIQHLRGTEQHLETLLKFWQEEKKKEEEGIN; encoded by the coding sequence ATGATGATAGGGGAGCTTTCGAAGAGAACGGGAGTGAGTGAGCGTTCGTTACGATATTATGAAAAAAAGAGACTAATTAGTCCTTCTAGATTAAAAAATGGTTATCGTGAATTTAGAGAATCAGATATCGAGAAAGTGCAAGCTGTTCAGCTGTTTTTGGAATTAGGGTTAAACACTGACGAAATTTATCCTATTATTTCTTGTAATAATTTTCAAATAGTTAAAAATAATGGATGTGCAGATTCAGCCATCGAACTGTACTCAAAAAAATTAATAAGTGTACGTGAACAAATCCAACATCTCAGGGGCACTGAACAGCATTTAGAGACACTTCTTAAATTTTGGCAAGAAGAAAAGAAAAAAGAGGAAGAAGGGATTAATTGA
- a CDS encoding MFS transporter → MWRNRNVWIILLGEFVVGLGLWAGIIGNLAFMQEVVPSDFHKSLIIAIGILAGLVVGPLAGRIIDQSKKKTVVQLASVGRIISVLFMFMALYTNSVIWMILFLITLQIAAAFYMPALQSIIPMIVKDKDLITLNAWQMNARTISRIIGTAAAGFMLSFFELKWLYIISFIVYMMMFVITSFLQLDETANQSITNKKKGSFKEVLPMVKEHPVVLMTLVLMLIPTLFLGSFNLVIMKISEIHHSTTISGLLYTVEGIGFMLGAAGLKFITERVKIGTLLFTLAFIIGSMELMLLLSDIKFFALMAFGVFGFSVGCFFPTTMVIFQKQVPKDFHGRFFSFRNMIDSVIFQVVLLSTGMMLDLIGLSGMGLVFGIISLSLTITFLLYSKKKNVVMHAH, encoded by the coding sequence ATGTGGCGTAATCGGAATGTATGGATTATTTTATTAGGTGAATTTGTCGTTGGCCTTGGCTTGTGGGCTGGGATTATAGGGAATCTTGCTTTTATGCAAGAGGTCGTTCCCTCTGACTTTCACAAATCATTAATTATTGCTATTGGTATATTGGCAGGTTTAGTCGTTGGTCCGTTGGCAGGACGTATTATTGACCAGTCAAAGAAAAAAACAGTTGTGCAGCTGGCGAGTGTAGGGCGAATTATAAGTGTGTTATTTATGTTTATGGCACTTTATACAAATTCGGTTATTTGGATGATTCTTTTTTTAATTACGTTGCAAATAGCAGCTGCCTTTTATATGCCTGCTCTACAATCTATCATTCCAATGATTGTCAAGGATAAGGATTTAATTACATTAAATGCTTGGCAAATGAATGCTCGAACGATATCAAGAATTATTGGAACTGCTGCTGCAGGATTCATGTTAAGTTTCTTTGAGCTGAAATGGTTGTACATCATTTCATTTATCGTCTATATGATGATGTTTGTTATTACAAGCTTCCTACAATTAGATGAAACGGCAAATCAGTCGATAACAAATAAGAAAAAGGGCAGCTTTAAAGAGGTATTACCAATGGTGAAGGAGCACCCTGTTGTTTTAATGACACTTGTTTTAATGTTAATTCCAACATTATTTTTAGGCTCCTTTAATTTAGTTATTATGAAAATTTCTGAGATCCATCATTCAACGACGATATCAGGATTATTGTATACAGTTGAGGGCATAGGTTTCATGCTAGGTGCAGCTGGTTTAAAATTCATTACGGAACGAGTGAAAATTGGGACACTGCTCTTTACATTAGCATTTATCATTGGTTCGATGGAGCTAATGCTATTATTATCGGATATTAAATTCTTTGCACTCATGGCGTTTGGAGTGTTTGGTTTTTCAGTAGGCTGTTTTTTCCCAACGACAATGGTGATTTTTCAAAAACAGGTACCAAAAGATTTCCATGGTCGATTTTTCTCATTCCGCAATATGATAGATTCAGTCATTTTTCAGGTCGTTTTATTGTCGACAGGTATGATGTTAGATTTAATTGGTTTAAGTGGAATGGGGCTTGTTTTCGGTATTATTAGCTTAAGCTTAACAATCACTTTTTTACTATATTCAAAGAAAAAGAATGTTGTTATGCATGCACATTGA
- a CDS encoding GNAT family N-acetyltransferase, which translates to MTVKFSKCSIGDLIKLQEVSIETFHDTFKDQNSPENMRTYLEKAFNTIRLKKELSNPNSEFYFIYYNEETAGYLKVNVNAAQSEQMGDESLEIERIYIRNKYQGKGLGKLLINKAMEIAVAQNKKNIWLGVWEKNDNAIGFYKKIGFIQTGAHSFYMGVEEQIDIIMTKPLK; encoded by the coding sequence ATGACAGTAAAATTTAGTAAGTGTAGTATAGGAGATTTAATAAAACTTCAAGAAGTCAGTATCGAAACATTCCATGACACATTTAAAGATCAGAACTCACCTGAAAATATGAGAACTTATTTAGAGAAAGCATTTAATACTATACGGCTGAAGAAAGAATTGTCCAATCCAAATTCGGAATTCTATTTCATCTATTACAACGAAGAAACTGCTGGCTATTTAAAGGTAAATGTCAATGCGGCTCAATCAGAACAAATGGGGGATGAATCACTAGAAATTGAAAGAATTTACATTAGAAATAAATATCAAGGAAAAGGACTTGGAAAACTTTTAATCAACAAAGCGATGGAAATAGCTGTAGCACAAAACAAAAAAAACATCTGGTTAGGTGTTTGGGAAAAGAATGATAATGCCATAGGTTTTTACAAGAAAATAGGTTTTATCCAAACTGGGGCTCACTCTTTTTATATGGGTGTTGAAGAACAAATTGATATCATCATGACAAAACCACTTAAATAA
- a CDS encoding metal ABC transporter permease — protein MIEFWVVFTGVLVGVTCGIAGVFLILRRMSMIADAISHTVLFGIVMAYIITQTLNGFWMLVGAAFAGILTAYLVQLLHSSGIQEDAAIGVVFTSLFAAGVLLITLFAGNVHLDVEHVLMGEIAFVPWDRWTWLSITMPKAVWMLLFVLMINIGFLLLFFKEMKLTTFDPVYAASIGIPVIFLHYGFMTTISFTTVAAFDSVGAILVVAMLIGPAATSYLISKTIKQMFMYSMLFGALASVMGYYLAKLWDTSIAGMMATTVGLIFVITLVGQKIVERRRKSLVSKLEAM, from the coding sequence ATGATTGAATTTTGGGTTGTTTTTACAGGTGTTTTAGTAGGGGTCACATGCGGGATTGCAGGGGTCTTTCTAATTTTGCGTAGAATGTCGATGATCGCAGATGCGATTAGTCATACCGTATTATTTGGTATTGTCATGGCTTATATTATTACACAAACATTAAATGGCTTTTGGATGTTAGTTGGTGCGGCATTCGCAGGAATACTAACGGCCTACCTAGTGCAGTTACTACATTCTTCTGGCATTCAGGAGGACGCTGCAATTGGCGTTGTATTCACTTCCTTGTTTGCCGCAGGTGTGCTACTCATCACATTATTTGCTGGGAATGTACATTTAGATGTTGAGCATGTTTTAATGGGGGAAATTGCATTTGTACCTTGGGACAGATGGACATGGCTATCAATTACAATGCCAAAGGCCGTATGGATGCTATTGTTTGTACTGATGATTAACATTGGGTTCCTTCTATTATTCTTTAAGGAAATGAAGTTAACAACCTTTGACCCAGTTTATGCTGCCTCTATCGGTATTCCAGTTATTTTTCTACATTATGGCTTCATGACAACGATTTCCTTTACAACTGTTGCTGCATTTGATAGTGTCGGCGCAATTTTAGTTGTCGCTATGCTAATAGGACCAGCTGCCACTTCTTATTTAATAAGCAAAACGATTAAACAAATGTTTATGTATAGCATGCTATTTGGTGCTCTGGCATCGGTAATGGGTTATTATTTAGCGAAGCTTTGGGATACGTCCATTGCAGGGATGATGGCAACAACAGTAGGATTAATATTTGTCATTACATTAGTAGGTCAAAAAATAGTCGAGCGCCGCAGAAAATCGCTCGTTAGTAAATTAGAAGCTATGTAA